The Oncorhynchus mykiss isolate Arlee chromosome 20, USDA_OmykA_1.1, whole genome shotgun sequence genome includes a region encoding these proteins:
- the LOC110499484 gene encoding cystatin: MLMNWKIVVPLLAVAFIVTSADGMAGGVMDADMTDQATRDALQFAVAEYNKGTNDLYVWQMAKVVKVQKQVVAGMKYIFTVQMARTLCRKGGVEKDCAVHQDPAVTNQCTFEVWSRPWLGAIQLIKNDCQP; encoded by the exons ATGCTAATGAATTGGAAGATCGTCGTTCCTTTGCTCGCGGTGGCATTCATCGTGACGAGCGCCGATGGGATGGCGGGGGGCGTCATGGACGCAGATATGACGGACCAAGCTACCAGAGACGCGCTGCAGTTCGCCGTGGCCGAATACAACAAGGGAACAAACGACCTGTATGTTTGGCAGATGGCCAAGGTTGTCAAGGTTCAGAAACAG gTGGTAGCTGGGATGAAGTACATCTTCACAGTGCAGATGGCCAGGACCCTGTGCAGGAAGGGAGGTGTGGAGAAGGACTGCGCTGTGCACCAGGACCCAGCTGTG ACCAACCAGTGCACCTTTGAGGTCTGGAGCCGCCCCTGGCTGGGAGCGATCCAGTTGATCAAGAATGACTGCCAGCCGTAA